The segment CACCGGGCTTGCGGTCAGAATCCGCTTCCGCCCGACCGGAGCATCCGGCCGAGTGAGCACCGCGACGACGTCGTGCGCGCTTTCGGCCAGGACGTTCAGTGAGGGAAGAGCCACCTCCGGGGTACCTGCAAATATCAAACGCACCGTCGTATCCTACCTACTTGCTCACAGTGAGTGGATTCCGTCGACCTGTACGTGCACGATCTCCGGGTCCTTGCGGGCGGACCGGGTCGCCACAAGATGGCGCAGCTGCCTGGTCAGCCCGGGGCCGTCCGCGTAGCTGAACCGCAGGATCAGTCGATAATCATCGTCCGGCGCCCCGGGCCGCGGCGCTCCCCCGGCAGAATGCTCGGTCGGCGCGGGCCCGAGCACATCAACCGATTCGGGCAGCTCAAGTGCCGACAACGCCTCATTGAGGGCCGTGGAAGCACCGCTGAGCGTCGCCACCCGTAGCGACGGCGGAAGGCGTAGCTCGCGGCGTTCCACAAGTTCACGCGAGGCATAGCCGGAGGGATCCCACCGAATCAGACCGCCAGCAGTCGTGGGTTCGTCAGCAGTGAGCAACACGGTTCCCCCGCGTGTGGATGGACGGACCAGCGCCGCCGCGCCGAGCCAGCGCCGCAGTGCCTGCTCCCCCGCACGCAGGCCGGGTAACGACAGCAACTGTTCCCCATCGAGCAGGACCGCGGCTGCGTAGCCCCGGTCCGCGATCGGCTCGGCGCCGACCGTGGCAACCACGATGGCCGGTCGATCGGGCACGCTGTGCAACACATGGTCTCCGCCGGAACGCACCATCGGGATTCCGGGGAATGCCCTGCCGAGTTCCTCGGTTGTCCGGTCCGCGCCGATCACAATCGAGCGAAGAGAGGTGCCTTCACATTCGGGGCAGTGAAAGTCGCCGGCCGGTTTCCCGCACCAGCCGCAACTGGGCGCCTGATCCGGGCTCGCTTGCCGAAGCGGCCCGGCGCACTCCGAGCAGCGTGCCGATCGACGACAGGTGCCGCAGGCCAGGGCAGGCAGGTAGCCGGCACGGGGAACCTGGACCAGGACGGGTCCCGGCTCGTGTTTCTGGCGCTTTTCCAGGCCGAGCGCCGATCGGAAGATTGCGAAGGCCGCATCGGGAAACCGATTGCGCGCGCCGGAGTCGCGGTCCGGATCGGGCTGCACGACGCGTGGAGTGTTCTGCCGCAGCGTCTTGCGGTCGGGCTTCAGGTCGACGCACCAGCCGAGTTCGACGAGCCGCTGTACGTTGGTGCTGCGCGAGTAGCCGGCCAATAGCACGCCCGCGTCGTTCTGGGCCGCGCGCATCATCAGCACGTCCCGGGCGTGCGGGTAAGGCGCCCGCTGCTCGGCCAGCAGGTCGTTGCCCTCGTCCCAGCAGACAACGA is part of the Saxibacter everestensis genome and harbors:
- a CDS encoding primosomal protein N', which codes for MSIPQSDSSPAAVPAAGRPDNAAETGLFDGLLTPAVSSGSTSNGIELAAENHIAEVLIDAPVPHLDRVFDYYVSADQDADAQFGVRVRVRFAGRDVDGFIVCRKAETDHVGELTTLGRVVSPVPILTREVLGLAEAVADRYAGTRSDVLRLAIPPRHARTEKQILKESQGSAGSETAIRAGDLAPGDWSAYGGGAAFLRHLAEGQAPRAALTAIPGDAPGTGWAALVARAASAVQRSGRSALIVAPDYRDLTVLADALTAECGPAGFVRLSADEGPADRYASFLGVLLRPATAGARIVIGTRAAAFAPLSDLGLVVCWDEGNDLLAEQRAPYPHARDVLMMRAAQNDAGVLLAGYSRSTNVQRLVELGWCVDLKPDRKTLRQNTPRVVQPDPDRDSGARNRFPDAAFAIFRSALGLEKRQKHEPGPVLVQVPRAGYLPALACGTCRRSARCSECAGPLRQASPDQAPSCGWCGKPAGDFHCPECEGTSLRSIVIGADRTTEELGRAFPGIPMVRSGGDHVLHSVPDRPAIVVATVGAEPIADRGYAAAVLLDGEQLLSLPGLRAGEQALRRWLGAAALVRPSTRGGTVLLTADEPTTAGGLIRWDPSGYASRELVERRELRLPPSLRVATLSGASTALNEALSALELPESVDVLGPAPTEHSAGGAPRPGAPDDDYRLILRFSYADGPGLTRQLRHLVATRSARKDPEIVHVQVDGIHSL